In a single window of the Luteibacter rhizovicinus DSM 16549 genome:
- a CDS encoding SAM-dependent methyltransferase — protein sequence MNTPNSESTDAPRGSITSVGMGITLGSHLTPIARNYIETADIVFAALSDHVVELWLERLNPNIRSLQPYYKPGKSRMKTYREWVEVMMTEVRAGKRVCAVFYGHPGIFAWSPHKVIEVARAEGYEAYMEPGISAEDCLYADLGIDPARFGCQHLEASQLLFFERNLDTTGHVILWQLGVVGDRSLGRFRTPDAYRELLTERLCQDYPADHEVIVYRAPTLPIEGPHIQRVALRDFTSAEYTGHETLVIPPAQALKPNAIMRARLDALDAIHGSGVEPAVTA from the coding sequence ATGAACACACCCAATTCCGAATCGACCGACGCTCCCCGCGGCAGCATCACCTCCGTAGGCATGGGCATCACCCTGGGCTCACATCTGACGCCCATCGCGCGTAACTACATCGAGACCGCGGATATCGTCTTCGCCGCGCTGTCGGATCATGTCGTCGAACTGTGGCTGGAGCGCTTGAATCCGAACATCCGCAGCCTCCAGCCGTACTACAAGCCGGGCAAGTCCCGGATGAAGACCTATCGCGAATGGGTCGAGGTCATGATGACCGAGGTACGTGCCGGCAAGCGCGTCTGCGCGGTCTTCTACGGCCACCCCGGGATATTTGCCTGGTCGCCGCACAAGGTGATCGAGGTCGCTCGTGCCGAAGGCTACGAGGCGTACATGGAGCCCGGCATTTCCGCCGAGGACTGCCTGTACGCCGATCTCGGCATCGACCCGGCCCGCTTCGGCTGCCAGCATCTCGAAGCCAGCCAGTTGCTGTTTTTCGAGCGCAACCTCGATACGACTGGCCACGTGATTCTCTGGCAGCTCGGCGTCGTCGGCGATCGTTCGCTGGGGCGGTTCCGGACGCCGGATGCGTACCGCGAACTGCTGACCGAGCGTTTGTGCCAGGACTATCCGGCTGACCACGAGGTCATCGTCTATCGCGCGCCGACGCTGCCGATCGAAGGCCCGCATATCCAGCGCGTGGCGCTACGCGACTTCACCTCCGCCGAATACACGGGTCACGAGACGCTGGTGATTCCGCCGGCCCAGGCACTGAAGCCGAACGCCATCATGCGAGCGCGTCTCGATGCACTCGATGCCATCCACGGCTCGGGCGTCGAGCCGGCAGTCACCGCATAA